The Pseudoliparis swirei isolate HS2019 ecotype Mariana Trench chromosome 16, NWPU_hadal_v1, whole genome shotgun sequence genome includes a window with the following:
- the trappc13 gene encoding trafficking protein particle complex subunit 13 isoform X2 — protein MEVNQAKQEHLLALKVMRLTKPTLFTNMPVTCEDRDLPGGLFQQLMREDPSTITGAEALMLGEMLTLPQNFGNIFLGETFSSYISVHNDSSQVVKDVLVKADLQTSSQRLNLSASNSTMAELQPESCIDDVIHHEVKEIGTHILVCAVSYTTQYGEKLYFRKFFKFQVLKPLDVKTKFYNAETDEVFLEAQIQNITTSPMFMEKVSLEPSMMYHVTELNTAAGAEDGESTFGKMSYLQPTDTRQYLYCLKPKPEHAEKAGVIKGVTVIGKLDIVWKTNLGERGRLQTSQLQRMAPGYGDIRLSLETIPDTVNLEEPFDIICKITNCSERTMDLELEMCNTRSIHWCGVSGRQLGKLSPGAFLPLPLTLLSSVQGLQSISGLRLRDTFLKRTYEYDDVAQVCVVCPYSSSAC, from the exons ATGGAAGTAAATCAAGCGAAACAGGAACACCTGCTCGCATTAAAAG TGATGCGGTTGACCAAGCCGACGCTCTTCACCAACATGCCCGTGACGTGTGAGGACCGAGACCTGCCAG gGGGCTTGTTCCAGCAGCTGATGCGGGAGGACCCCTCCACCATCACGGGGGCCGAGGCGCTGATGCTGGGGGAGATGCTCACGCTGCCGCAGAACTTTGG GAACATCTTCCTGGGAGAGACGTTCTCCAGTTACATCAGCGTCCACAACGACAGCAGCCAGGTGGTGAAGGACGTGCTCGtcaag gccgaCCTGCAGACCAGCTCTCAGCGGCTCAACCTGTCGGCCTCCAACTCCACGATGGCCGAGCTCCAACCGGAGAGCTGCATCGACGACGTCATCCACCACGAGGTCAAAGAGATCGGAACCCAcat CTTGGTGTGTGCCGTCAGTTACACCACGCAGTACGGGGAGAAGCTCTACTTCCGGAAGTTCTTCAAATTCCAG gtgCTGAAGCCGCTGGACGTGAAGACCAAGTTCTACAACGCAGAG ACGGACGAGGTGTTCTTGGAGGCTCAGATCCAGAACATCACCACGTCGCCCATGTTCATGGAGAAGGTCTCCCTGGAGCCCTCCATGATGTACCACGTCACGGAGCTCAACACAGCGGCGGGCGCAGAGGACGG AGAGTCCACGTTTGGCAAGATGTCGTACCTGCAGCCCACGGACACGCGGCAGTACCTGTACTGCCTGAAGCCCAAGCCGGAGCACGCGGAGAAGGCCGGCGTCATCAAGGGCGTGACGGTCATCGGGAAGCTGGACATCGTGTGGAAGACCAACCtcggggagagggggaggctgCAGACCAGCCAGCTGCAGAGGATG GCTCCGGGGTACGGAGACATCCGGCTGTCTCTGGAGACGATCCCCGACACGGTGAACCTGGAGGAACCGTTTGATATCATCTGTAAGATCACCAACTGCAG TGAACGAACCATGGACCTGGAGCTGGAGATGTGTAATACCAGGTCCATCCACTGGTGCGGCGTGTCGGGCCGCCAGCTGGGGAAGCTCAGCCCGGGGGCCTTCCTCCCTCTGCCCCTCACACTCCTTTCCTCCGTCCAGGGGCTGCAG AGCATCTCCGGGTTGAGACTCAGGGACACGTTCCTGAAGAGGACGTATGAGTACGACGACGTGGCCCAGGTGTGCGTGGTCTGCCCCTACAGCAGCAGCGCGTGCTAG
- the trappc13 gene encoding trafficking protein particle complex subunit 13 isoform X1, protein MEVNQAKQEHLLALKVMRLTKPTLFTNMPVTCEDRDLPGGLFQQLMREDPSTITGAEALMLGEMLTLPQNFGNIFLGETFSSYISVHNDSSQVVKDVLVKADLQTSSQRLNLSASNSTMAELQPESCIDDVIHHEVKEIGTHILVCAVSYTTQYGEKLYFRKFFKFQVLKPLDVKTKFYNAESDLSSVTDEVFLEAQIQNITTSPMFMEKVSLEPSMMYHVTELNTAAGAEDGESTFGKMSYLQPTDTRQYLYCLKPKPEHAEKAGVIKGVTVIGKLDIVWKTNLGERGRLQTSQLQRMAPGYGDIRLSLETIPDTVNLEEPFDIICKITNCSERTMDLELEMCNTRSIHWCGVSGRQLGKLSPGAFLPLPLTLLSSVQGLQSISGLRLRDTFLKRTYEYDDVAQVCVVCPYSSSAC, encoded by the exons ATGGAAGTAAATCAAGCGAAACAGGAACACCTGCTCGCATTAAAAG TGATGCGGTTGACCAAGCCGACGCTCTTCACCAACATGCCCGTGACGTGTGAGGACCGAGACCTGCCAG gGGGCTTGTTCCAGCAGCTGATGCGGGAGGACCCCTCCACCATCACGGGGGCCGAGGCGCTGATGCTGGGGGAGATGCTCACGCTGCCGCAGAACTTTGG GAACATCTTCCTGGGAGAGACGTTCTCCAGTTACATCAGCGTCCACAACGACAGCAGCCAGGTGGTGAAGGACGTGCTCGtcaag gccgaCCTGCAGACCAGCTCTCAGCGGCTCAACCTGTCGGCCTCCAACTCCACGATGGCCGAGCTCCAACCGGAGAGCTGCATCGACGACGTCATCCACCACGAGGTCAAAGAGATCGGAACCCAcat CTTGGTGTGTGCCGTCAGTTACACCACGCAGTACGGGGAGAAGCTCTACTTCCGGAAGTTCTTCAAATTCCAG gtgCTGAAGCCGCTGGACGTGAAGACCAAGTTCTACAACGCAGAG AGCGACCTCAGTTCTGTG ACGGACGAGGTGTTCTTGGAGGCTCAGATCCAGAACATCACCACGTCGCCCATGTTCATGGAGAAGGTCTCCCTGGAGCCCTCCATGATGTACCACGTCACGGAGCTCAACACAGCGGCGGGCGCAGAGGACGG AGAGTCCACGTTTGGCAAGATGTCGTACCTGCAGCCCACGGACACGCGGCAGTACCTGTACTGCCTGAAGCCCAAGCCGGAGCACGCGGAGAAGGCCGGCGTCATCAAGGGCGTGACGGTCATCGGGAAGCTGGACATCGTGTGGAAGACCAACCtcggggagagggggaggctgCAGACCAGCCAGCTGCAGAGGATG GCTCCGGGGTACGGAGACATCCGGCTGTCTCTGGAGACGATCCCCGACACGGTGAACCTGGAGGAACCGTTTGATATCATCTGTAAGATCACCAACTGCAG TGAACGAACCATGGACCTGGAGCTGGAGATGTGTAATACCAGGTCCATCCACTGGTGCGGCGTGTCGGGCCGCCAGCTGGGGAAGCTCAGCCCGGGGGCCTTCCTCCCTCTGCCCCTCACACTCCTTTCCTCCGTCCAGGGGCTGCAG AGCATCTCCGGGTTGAGACTCAGGGACACGTTCCTGAAGAGGACGTATGAGTACGACGACGTGGCCCAGGTGTGCGTGGTCTGCCCCTACAGCAGCAGCGCGTGCTAG